A stretch of DNA from Brachyspira pilosicoli:
AAAAAGAAGAAAGAGTATATTTATGTTCAAAAGGGTGTTGATGCTGATGATGAGGGGGTATCTGGATTTTCTTATATGCATAAGGATTTTATAGATGCTGCAAGGGAAAACAAAGAAGTATTGATACTGGATTTTGTGGGGGTGGCTTTAGACTATGCCGTTTATTATACTGCAAGAGATACTGCTGAATATGTAAATTCTATTAATGCAGAATATTTAGTTAGTGTGAATGTTTTAGAATATGCATCGGCTGCAATGAATCCTGATAAAATATATGAACTATATTCTAATGTAAAAAATATTAATCTCAAAAAGGTTCATCTGTGAATATTATAAGACTTGAAAATAGTCATATTGATGATAAAGTTTTTTTGTATAAAAGCCCTATTGGAAACTTATATTTAACTCATTATAAAGATTACATAACTTCTATTTCTTTTACAAACAACTATAAAGTATGCGCTGATAAAGAACCAGAAATTATAAAAGAAACCAAAAAACAGTTAGATGAATATTTTGAGTTAAAAAGAAGAATATTTGATATACCAATTGCAGTATACGGAAGCGATTTTCAATATAAAGTATGGATTGAGACTTATAAAATTCCTTTTGGAGAAACAGAAACATACTCCAATATAGCAAAAAAAATATCTAACAGTTCCGGCAGTATTTTTAGAGCAGTTGGAAGTGCTGAGGGAAAAAACAAAATACCAATTATAATACCATGCCACAGAATTGTTTCTAAAGATTTGAAATTAACAGGATATGCGGGCGGAATAGAAAAAAAGGAATATTTACTTAAACTTGAAGGTTTTAAGATAAATAATTTAAAAATAATAAAATGATAAAAAAAAGTTATAATACAAGCAGATTACTTTTAGTGCAGCCTAATCTTGAAATGGCTAATTCTATTTTTGATTTTTATCATAGAAATAAAGATTTTTTTAGAGAGTTTGACCCTTATCGGCCTGATATATTCTATAAACTTAATACACATAAAAATATTATAAAAAAAGAAATAGATGATACAAAAAATTCAAGAATGCTTAAATTTTATCTATTCAAAATAGAAGACAGAAAAAAAATAATAGGAATGATTAGTTTCGCAAATATAGTAAAGGGCTCTTTTTTATCTTGCACTGTTGGATATAAATTGGATAAAGATGAAACAAAAAAAGGATATATGACAGAAGCATTAAAATATGCAATAGATATAGTATTTAAAGAATTAAAACTTCACAGAATAGAAGCAAATATTATGCCGCACAACAAACCATCATTAGATTTAGCAAGAAGATTAGGTTTTGAATATGAAGGACTCGCAAAAAAATATTTAAAAATCAATGATAAATGGGAAGACCATATACACATGACTATATTAAATAATGATATTTAAAAAAATAACTATAGATAATTAATTACAGCACAAAAAAACTTTATGGGTATTATAATGAAAATAGTTTGCCTTGGAGATAGCACAACTTATGGCTATATGGTTAATAGAAAACAGGTTTGGACTTCTGTATTAAATACAAAATTTGAAGACTATAATATACAGTTTATAAACAAAGGCATAAACGGAGATACCATTTCTGGCATGTATTTACGTTTTAATAATGATGTTATTAATGAAAAGCCTAATACTCTAATACTTATGGGCGGAGTAAATGATATATTTCTTTTTAAGCCTTTAGAAAATATAAAACAAAGCTTTGTTGATATAATAAATGAATCTAAGAAAAACAATATAGACATAATAACATTTACCCCTATACCTTTTATAAAAGAAGATTTTACATTTTTTGAAGTCAGCAGCTTAGAGGAGATGTCAGATATATTAATGGAGTATGTTAATTTTATTAATTCATACACAAAAGAAAATGATGTAAAATGTATTGATGTTTATAATATGTTTATAAATGAAATATTGAAAGAGCATAAATATTATGATTTGTATTTTGACGGCGTTCATCTAAATAGCGAGGGGCATAATATTTTTGCATCTTATATATTTGAGAGATTAAAAGAGTATGTAAAGTAAAAGGATTCACTTTTATTCAGCTTTATAAAAAATAAAGCCAAATAAAAGTGGGAGATTATTTATGAAAAATACTAATTATTAAAACATAACTTATTAAAAAAAGTAAAATATTTTATAAAAATTTTCATAGAAATATAATTAATATTTATTTGTGGATATATTAAGATTTTAATGTATAATAAGTATTATGAAAGTAAAAATAATAGATACAGCTTATGGCGGATATGGCGTTGCTAAAGATGGAAAAATTATATTTGTAGCACATTCTGTTGAAGGCGATATAGTTGATATATCCATAAAAAAAGAAAATAAAAACTTTTGCTATGCTAATATAAACAATATTATAGAGCCTTCAAAGCATAGAATAAAACCAAAATGTAAATATGCAGGTATTTGCGGCGGATGTGTGTTTAATCATATTGAATATAATAAACAATTAGAAATAAAAAAAAGTATAGTATTAAACTCTATAAGAAACATTGAATATAATAATAATATAAATATAATAAAATCACATAATGAACATTACAGACTCCGTGTAAACATGATAGCTCAAAACGGCAATATTGGCTTTTATAAATTCAATACTAATGAGTTTGTGAATATAGATGAATGCATAATATTAAAAGAAAAACTCTTTGATAAAATAAAAAATTTTTCCAAGAATAACAATATAACAGGAAACATTTATGCTATAGAAAGTAATAATTGCAAAACACTATCATTTGCTGACATTCTAAAACAAAATAAAAATATAGATACAAGCTATTTTGACGGAATAACTATAAAACAAAAAAAGAAATTAAAAACTTATGGCATAGATAAAACAAATTACAATACATGTTTTGGAGAGGTACCATTATCACATAAAAGCTTTTTTCAATCCAATCACTATTTATTAGACGAGTTTCAGAAGAATGCAGTTAAATACTTTAATGAATATGACAAAAACATAGTTGAGCTTTATGCTGGAAGCGGATTTTTCACTGTTGCAATTAGAAACAAATTAGAAAGTTTAAATATTGATTACAAATTAATATCTTCAGAAATAAGCTCTGACTCTGTAAATATTGCAAAAGATATTATAAAAGAAGATGCAAGCGATACTCTAAAAAAAATAAATTATAATATAGATGCCTTATTTGTTGATCCTCCGCGTGACGGATTAGATAAAAAAGTGATAGAAAATATTATTAGAATAAAACCCAAAAAAATTATATATATTTCTTGCAACCCTATGACATTTGCAAGAGATGTTAATTTATTAAAAGAATATTATCAATTAATAGATTTAAATATCATAGATATGTTTCCAGATACTTATCATATAGAACTTATTTCTTGTTTAAAACTAATAATAAAATAATTATATTGATATTAGCGTTAAAAAATATATAATTCTGTTTTAGGAGTTATAAAAAATCATGAAAATAATTTTTTTAGGTACTGGCACATCAGATGGTGTACCAATGATAGGATGCAAATGTAATGTTTGCAAGAGCAAAGATAAAAAAGACAAAAGAACAAGAGCATCTGTTTTAATACAGCATAAAAATAAAAACTACATAATAGATACTTCTTTAGATTTTAGAGAACAAATGCTTAGAGAAAAAATTGATAGCTTAGAAGCGGTATTCTATACTCATCATCATGCTGACCATTCTTCAGGAATAGTAGATTTGCGTTCATTAAATTTTA
This window harbors:
- a CDS encoding GNAT family N-acetyltransferase, producing MIKKSYNTSRLLLVQPNLEMANSIFDFYHRNKDFFREFDPYRPDIFYKLNTHKNIIKKEIDDTKNSRMLKFYLFKIEDRKKIIGMISFANIVKGSFLSCTVGYKLDKDETKKGYMTEALKYAIDIVFKELKLHRIEANIMPHNKPSLDLARRLGFEYEGLAKKYLKINDKWEDHIHMTILNNDI
- a CDS encoding class I SAM-dependent RNA methyltransferase, which codes for MKVKIIDTAYGGYGVAKDGKIIFVAHSVEGDIVDISIKKENKNFCYANINNIIEPSKHRIKPKCKYAGICGGCVFNHIEYNKQLEIKKSIVLNSIRNIEYNNNINIIKSHNEHYRLRVNMIAQNGNIGFYKFNTNEFVNIDECIILKEKLFDKIKNFSKNNNITGNIYAIESNNCKTLSFADILKQNKNIDTSYFDGITIKQKKKLKTYGIDKTNYNTCFGEVPLSHKSFFQSNHYLLDEFQKNAVKYFNEYDKNIVELYAGSGFFTVAIRNKLESLNIDYKLISSEISSDSVNIAKDIIKEDASDTLKKINYNIDALFVDPPRDGLDKKVIENIIRIKPKKIIYISCNPMTFARDVNLLKEYYQLIDLNIIDMFPDTYHIELISCLKLIIK
- a CDS encoding GDSL-type esterase/lipase family protein; this translates as MKIVCLGDSTTYGYMVNRKQVWTSVLNTKFEDYNIQFINKGINGDTISGMYLRFNNDVINEKPNTLILMGGVNDIFLFKPLENIKQSFVDIINESKKNNIDIITFTPIPFIKEDFTFFEVSSLEEMSDILMEYVNFINSYTKENDVKCIDVYNMFINEILKEHKYYDLYFDGVHLNSEGHNIFASYIFERLKEYVK
- a CDS encoding methylated-DNA--[protein]-cysteine S-methyltransferase, with amino-acid sequence MNIIRLENSHIDDKVFLYKSPIGNLYLTHYKDYITSISFTNNYKVCADKEPEIIKETKKQLDEYFELKRRIFDIPIAVYGSDFQYKVWIETYKIPFGETETYSNIAKKISNSSGSIFRAVGSAEGKNKIPIIIPCHRIVSKDLKLTGYAGGIEKKEYLLKLEGFKINNLKIIK
- a CDS encoding isochorismatase family protein; protein product: MSKVKILTIVDMQNDYMEGGPMAVNGAIGLIPVINDLIKNGEYDAIIATQDWHPSNHISFASTHNKEPFSKIRVMDQETGDEEILTLWPRHCVARTFGSAIVDELKKKKEYIYVQKGVDADDEGVSGFSYMHKDFIDAARENKEVLILDFVGVALDYAVYYTARDTAEYVNSINAEYLVSVNVLEYASAAMNPDKIYELYSNVKNINLKKVHL